The following are from one region of the Streptomyces rubrogriseus genome:
- the narJ gene encoding nitrate reductase molybdenum cofactor assembly chaperone — MSPLPTTVPAIVRTRVRAAVRRRAPMSPREARERALVLRLLSLLSQYPDEELAAHRPGLASAVAALPRSSAAAELSAFMDWFGVQEPDALARHYVETFDLRRRSSLYLTYYLHGDTRRRGMALLTLARRYRAAGWDTDGGELPDHLPVVLEFAALAGPGAGEAPLRMHRRGLELIRHALTESGSPYRHLLSALLGLLPPATDADRAAVAKLAAEGPPEEEVGLDPYGAAHGAGHGVGHAHPAYGDGEFAPPSAFVPPTAAPPARAPRTADGPRPEGRS; from the coding sequence ATGAGCCCGCTGCCCACCACCGTCCCCGCCATCGTCCGCACCCGGGTCCGCGCGGCCGTCCGGCGCCGGGCTCCGATGTCCCCCCGGGAGGCTCGGGAGCGTGCGCTGGTGCTGCGTCTGCTGTCGCTGCTGTCGCAGTACCCGGACGAGGAACTGGCTGCGCACCGGCCGGGGTTGGCGTCCGCCGTCGCGGCTCTGCCCCGGTCGTCGGCCGCCGCGGAACTGAGCGCCTTCATGGACTGGTTCGGCGTCCAGGAGCCCGACGCGCTCGCCCGGCACTACGTCGAGACCTTCGACCTGCGCCGCCGGAGCAGCCTGTACCTCACCTACTACCTGCACGGCGACACCCGGCGCCGGGGCATGGCCCTGCTCACCCTGGCCCGGCGCTACCGGGCCGCCGGGTGGGACACCGACGGCGGGGAGCTGCCCGACCACCTGCCGGTCGTGCTGGAGTTCGCGGCGCTGGCCGGTCCCGGCGCGGGCGAGGCGCCGCTGCGGATGCACCGGCGTGGGCTGGAGCTGATCCGGCACGCGCTGACCGAGTCCGGCTCCCCCTACCGGCACCTGCTGTCGGCGCTGCTCGGCCTGTTGCCCCCGGCGACCGACGCGGACCGGGCGGCGGTGGCGAAGCTCGCCGCGGAGGGACCGCCCGAGGAGGAAGTGGGCCTCGATCCCTACGGAGCCGCCCACGGAGCAGGTCACGGGGTGGGTCACGCCCACCCGGCCTACGGGGACGGCGAGTTCGCCCCGCCGTCCGCCTTCGTGCCGCCGACGGCCGCCCCGCCCGCCCGGGCCCCGCGCACCGCGGACGGCCCCCGCCCCGAAGGACGTTCATGA
- the narI gene encoding respiratory nitrate reductase subunit gamma: protein MNATSSSLVAASSSGADLLLWVAVPYVCLAVFVAGHVWRYRQDQFGWTSRTSQLLEHRWLRWGSPLFHLGAFMVIAGHVVGLAVPASWTEAVGVDEHLYHAGAVWAGSVAGVAMVAGLGMLCARRLLSRRIRLGTDRSDKVLFPLLSLTVLLGISATAAHNVLGGGYDYRGTVSVWFRGLFALGPRPEAIADAPLLFRLHALSACLLFAAWPFTRLVHVWSAPVGYLVRPYLVYRRRAAPARVSRTRSTSGR, encoded by the coding sequence ATGAACGCCACCTCCTCGTCCCTCGTCGCCGCGTCGTCGTCCGGAGCCGATCTCCTCCTGTGGGTCGCCGTCCCCTACGTCTGCCTCGCCGTGTTCGTGGCCGGGCACGTGTGGCGCTACCGGCAGGACCAGTTCGGCTGGACGTCGCGCACCAGTCAGCTCCTCGAGCACCGGTGGCTCCGCTGGGGCAGCCCGCTCTTCCACCTGGGGGCGTTCATGGTGATCGCCGGTCACGTGGTGGGTCTGGCGGTGCCCGCCTCCTGGACCGAGGCCGTGGGCGTCGACGAGCACCTCTACCACGCGGGTGCGGTGTGGGCCGGTTCGGTGGCGGGCGTGGCGATGGTCGCGGGGCTCGGCATGCTGTGCGCCCGGCGGCTGCTGTCCCGGCGGATCCGGCTGGGCACCGACCGCAGCGACAAGGTGCTGTTCCCGCTGCTGTCCCTGACCGTGCTGCTGGGCATCTCCGCGACCGCCGCGCACAACGTCCTCGGCGGTGGCTACGACTACCGGGGCACGGTGTCGGTCTGGTTCCGCGGGCTGTTCGCGCTCGGGCCCCGGCCGGAGGCGATCGCCGACGCCCCGCTGCTCTTCCGGCTGCACGCGCTGAGCGCCTGCCTGCTCTTCGCCGCCTGGCCCTTCACCCGGCTGGTGCACGTCTGGAGCGCACCGGTCGGATACCTGGTCCGCCCCTATCTGGTCTACCGCCGCCGCGCCGCCCCGGCACGGGTCTCACGGACCCGCTCGACGTCGGGGAGGTAG
- the narH gene encoding nitrate reductase subunit beta yields MPRGEATVGRVMAQVAMVMNLDKCIGCHTCSVTCKQTWTNRTGVEYAWFNNVETKPGIGYPRRYEDQEKWRGGWTLDRRGRLVLRSGGRVRRLLSLFSNPDLPVIEDYYEPVTYDYDNLVSAPAGPDLPVARPRSVLTGRPAAITWGANWEDGLGGAPEHAGGDPNLSGEWAEKVRFEFEQTFLFHLPRLCEHCLNPACVSACPSGAMYKRVEDGIVLVDQDRCRGWRMCVTACPYKKVYVNHATGKAEKCTFCFPRIEAGQPTVCSETCVGRLRYLGLLLYDADRVGEAAATPDEQDLLDAQRGVFLDPRDPEVVAAARASGIPEDWLAAARRSPVYDLVARYRVALPLHPEYRTLPMVWYVPPLSPVLDAVTVAGGDQEDPDHVFAAVTRLRIPLEYLASLFTAGDPDVVGGVLMKLTALRSYMRAVSLGEEGDEAALGAVGLDTAEARDLHRLLAVAKYADRYVVPAAHKEDAAALSALESGCPVESAGAPAGGGVALGMPTLRRTPSEGPA; encoded by the coding sequence ATGCCCCGTGGCGAAGCCACCGTCGGACGGGTGATGGCCCAGGTCGCCATGGTGATGAACCTCGACAAGTGCATCGGGTGCCACACCTGTTCGGTGACCTGCAAGCAGACCTGGACCAACCGCACCGGCGTCGAGTACGCCTGGTTCAACAACGTGGAGACCAAGCCCGGCATCGGCTATCCGCGCCGCTACGAGGACCAGGAGAAGTGGAGGGGCGGCTGGACCCTGGACCGCCGGGGGCGGCTGGTGCTGCGCTCGGGCGGCCGGGTCAGGCGGCTGCTGTCCCTGTTCTCCAACCCGGACCTGCCGGTCATCGAGGACTACTACGAGCCGGTGACCTACGACTACGACAACCTGGTGAGCGCGCCCGCCGGACCCGACCTGCCGGTCGCCCGGCCGCGCTCGGTGCTGACCGGCCGGCCCGCCGCCATCACCTGGGGCGCCAACTGGGAGGACGGCCTGGGCGGTGCGCCGGAGCACGCGGGCGGCGACCCCAATCTGAGCGGGGAGTGGGCCGAGAAGGTCCGCTTCGAGTTCGAGCAGACCTTCCTCTTCCACCTCCCGCGGCTGTGCGAGCACTGCCTCAACCCGGCCTGTGTGTCGGCCTGTCCGTCCGGCGCGATGTACAAGCGGGTGGAGGACGGCATCGTCCTGGTCGACCAGGACCGCTGCCGGGGCTGGCGGATGTGCGTGACGGCCTGCCCGTACAAGAAGGTGTACGTCAACCACGCCACCGGCAAGGCCGAGAAGTGCACGTTCTGCTTCCCGCGCATCGAGGCGGGCCAGCCCACCGTCTGCTCGGAGACCTGCGTCGGCCGGCTGCGCTACCTGGGACTGCTGCTGTACGACGCCGACCGGGTGGGCGAGGCGGCGGCGACCCCGGACGAGCAGGACCTCCTGGACGCACAGCGCGGCGTCTTCCTGGACCCGCGCGATCCCGAGGTGGTCGCGGCGGCGCGGGCGTCCGGCATCCCGGAGGACTGGCTGGCGGCGGCCCGGCGCTCGCCGGTGTACGACCTGGTCGCGCGGTACCGGGTGGCGCTGCCCCTGCATCCGGAGTACCGCACCCTGCCGATGGTCTGGTACGTGCCGCCGCTCTCCCCCGTCCTGGACGCCGTCACCGTGGCGGGCGGCGACCAGGAGGACCCGGACCACGTGTTCGCGGCGGTGACCCGGCTGCGCATCCCCCTCGAATACCTGGCGAGCCTGTTCACGGCCGGGGACCCGGACGTGGTGGGCGGGGTGCTGATGAAACTGACCGCGCTGCGCTCGTACATGCGCGCCGTGTCCCTCGGCGAGGAAGGGGACGAGGCGGCTCTCGGCGCGGTCGGGCTGGACACCGCCGAGGCCCGGGACCTGCACCGGCTGCTGGCGGTGGCGAAGTACGCCGACCGCTACGTCGTTCCGGCCGCGCACAAGGAGGACGCGGCCGCGCTCAGTGCCCTGGAGAGCGGCTGCCCCGTGGAGTCGGCCGGTGCTCCGGCCGGCGGCGGGGTCGCCCTCGGCATGCCCACCCTGCGCCGTACGCCGTCGGAAGGCCCCGCATGA